Proteins from one Arthrobacter sp. Soc17.1.1.1 genomic window:
- the mihF gene encoding integration host factor, actinobacterial type → MSLKPLTDDERTSAREKATAARAVRADIKSRLKTGKLSVAEVIDNPDGDDAVGRLKVLDLLKALPGVGDVRAAAIMTEVGIAATRRVRGLGIHQRKALVLYLEQHHAGPAGK, encoded by the coding sequence GTGAGCCTGAAGCCATTGACGGATGACGAACGAACATCGGCGCGCGAGAAGGCGACCGCGGCGCGTGCGGTGCGGGCGGACATCAAGTCCCGGCTGAAGACCGGTAAGCTTTCGGTGGCCGAGGTCATCGACAACCCGGACGGTGACGACGCCGTGGGCCGCCTCAAGGTCCTGGATCTCCTCAAGGCCCTGCCCGGAGTCGGCGACGTGCGTGCAGCGGCGATCATGACCGAGGTCGGCATCGCCGCCACGCGTCGTGTGCGCGGCCTCGGCATCCATCAGCGCAAGGCCCTGGTCCTGTACCTCGAACAACATCACGCCGGCCCGGCCGGCAAGTAA
- the coaBC gene encoding bifunctional phosphopantothenoylcysteine decarboxylase/phosphopantothenate--cysteine ligase CoaBC → MRIVLGVGGGIAAYKAASLLRLFTESGHDVTVIPTEAATRFVGTATWEALSGHPVSNSVWDDVDKVNHVRLGHEADLIVIAPATADVLARAAAGLADDLLTGTLLMARGPVVMAPAMHTEMWQHAATRANVETLRSRGITIIEPASGRLTGADTGPGRLPEPAEIHAAALAAHAAARTAHAGGALHGKRVTISVGGTREALDPVRFLGNRSSGKQGMALAEAALAQGAHVTLVLAHAEVAPPRGCDVVRVESALQLRDAVIAALPATDVLVMAAAVADFRPAEVVATKIKKNDDGADPVLTLVRNPDVLREAVLTRDAGPAGTGDARPLVIAGFAAETGDATADPLTHARAKLARKGCDFLVLNVVGSDLVFGEDSNEVTIIGADGSESAPVRGSKRVVADAVMSHAAGLLSR, encoded by the coding sequence GTGCGCATAGTACTTGGTGTCGGAGGAGGGATAGCGGCCTACAAGGCAGCATCCCTCCTCCGTCTTTTCACGGAGTCCGGCCATGACGTCACGGTCATCCCCACGGAGGCCGCCACGCGCTTCGTCGGCACGGCCACCTGGGAGGCGCTCTCGGGCCATCCCGTCAGCAACAGCGTCTGGGACGACGTCGACAAGGTGAACCATGTGCGGCTGGGCCACGAGGCGGATCTCATCGTCATCGCGCCCGCCACCGCGGACGTCCTCGCGCGTGCGGCCGCCGGCCTCGCCGACGACCTCCTCACCGGCACGCTGCTGATGGCCCGCGGCCCCGTCGTGATGGCTCCGGCCATGCACACCGAGATGTGGCAGCACGCCGCCACCCGCGCGAACGTCGAGACCCTCCGTTCACGCGGCATCACCATCATCGAGCCCGCGTCCGGCCGCCTCACCGGGGCGGACACCGGGCCGGGCAGGCTGCCCGAGCCCGCCGAGATCCATGCCGCCGCCCTCGCCGCCCACGCCGCCGCCCGGACCGCCCACGCCGGCGGCGCGCTGCACGGCAAGCGCGTCACCATCTCCGTCGGCGGTACCCGCGAGGCCCTCGACCCCGTGCGGTTCCTCGGAAACCGGTCCTCCGGCAAGCAGGGCATGGCGCTGGCCGAGGCTGCGCTCGCCCAGGGCGCGCACGTGACCCTCGTCCTCGCGCATGCCGAGGTCGCCCCGCCGCGCGGATGCGACGTCGTGCGGGTCGAGTCCGCGCTCCAGCTGCGCGACGCAGTCATCGCGGCGCTGCCCGCCACGGACGTGCTCGTCATGGCTGCGGCCGTGGCGGACTTCCGTCCCGCCGAGGTGGTCGCCACCAAGATCAAGAAGAACGACGACGGGGCGGATCCCGTGCTCACGCTCGTCCGCAACCCCGACGTCCTCCGCGAGGCCGTGCTCACCCGCGACGCAGGGCCCGCAGGCACGGGCGACGCGCGGCCGCTGGTCATTGCCGGCTTCGCCGCCGAGACCGGTGACGCGACGGCCGACCCCCTCACCCATGCCCGTGCGAAGCTCGCGCGGAAGGGGTGCGACTTCCTCGTCCTCAATGTTGTCGGCTCGGACCTGGTCTTCGGGGAGGATTCGAACGAGGTCACCATCATCGGCGCCGACGGCAGCGAATCGGCTCCCGTGCGCGGGTCGAAGCGTGTCGTCGCGGACGCCGTCATGAGCCATGCGGCCGGCCTGCTCTCCCGCTGA
- a CDS encoding PH-like domain-containing protein, with protein sequence MEYLGWIAVTIGIIVVIVALMALGWRNRLRRQSDVPAPPETPADPGPVLYEAEGQYVATTTAGDWLDRIAVHGLGLRGNAVAAVHPDGVLFTRTGARAVFIPRADLASVQLASGMTGKFVEKEGLVVVTWRLGALRVDTGFRTRHAAHKAQLVAAIAALVPSDPPENRTPPTPEGREQL encoded by the coding sequence ATGGAATATCTAGGCTGGATCGCCGTGACGATCGGCATCATCGTGGTCATCGTCGCGCTCATGGCGCTCGGCTGGCGCAACCGGCTCCGCCGGCAGTCCGACGTCCCCGCACCGCCGGAGACGCCCGCCGACCCCGGGCCCGTCCTCTACGAGGCCGAGGGCCAGTACGTCGCGACGACGACGGCGGGGGACTGGCTGGACCGCATCGCCGTGCACGGGCTCGGCCTCCGCGGCAACGCCGTCGCCGCCGTGCACCCCGACGGCGTGCTCTTCACCCGCACCGGGGCGCGCGCCGTCTTCATCCCCCGCGCCGACCTCGCCTCGGTGCAGCTGGCGAGCGGCATGACCGGCAAGTTCGTCGAGAAGGAAGGCCTCGTCGTGGTGACCTGGCGCCTCGGCGCGCTCCGCGTCGACACCGGCTTCCGCACCCGGCACGCCGCCCACAAGGCCCAGCTCGTCGCCGCGATCGCCGCGCTCGTACCCTCCGATCCACCCGAGAACCGAACTCCACCGACCCCCGAAGGCAGGGAACAGCTGTGA
- the carB gene encoding carbamoyl-phosphate synthase large subunit, with amino-acid sequence MPRRTDLKSVLVIGSGPIVIGQAAEFDYSGTQALRVLREEGLRVILVNSNPATIMTDPEFADATYVEPITPDVVAKIIEKERPDALLPTLGGQTALNTAIALDKAGVLEKFGVKLIGANIAAIELGEDREKFKGVVERCGAESARSAIIHSLDEALVAAEDLGYPMVVRPSFTMGGLGSGLAYTEQDLRRIVGQGLQYSPTSEVLLEESILGWKEYELEMMRDKNDNVVVVCSIENFDPVGVHTGDSITVAPALTLTDREYQRLRDISIAVIREVGVDTGGCNIQFAVEPDTGRVVVIEMNPRVSRSSALASKATGFAIAKIATKLSLGYTLDEIPNDITLKTPASFEPTLDYVVVKVPRFAFEKFPAADPTLTTTMKSVGEAMAMGRNFTEALQKALRSLEQKGSQLSFAPVGADEVDALVEAARRPTTERLAQVQRALLGGASVERLYEATGIDPWFLDQLVLLNEVAEEVRAAPNLTEDVLRHAKRHGFSDEQIGALTHTPDAVVRGVRHALGIRPVFKTVDTCAAEFAAYTPYHYSSYDEEDEVEPHEKPSIIILGSGPNRIGQGIEFDYSCVHATMALREAGYETVMINCNPETVSTDYDISTRLYFEPLTLEDVLEVIAAEQRTGGVLGVFVQLGGQTPLKLAQELADAGIPILGTSPEAIDLAEHRGAFSRVLDAGGLIAPKNGTAVSFEDAKRIADDIGYPVLVRPSYVLGGRGMEIVYDEANLSRYIANATEITEAHPVLIDRFLEDAIEIDVDALFDGTEMYLGGIMEHIEEAGIHSGDSACVLPPITLGADVLQRVREATLAIAQGVGVRGLINIQFALASDVLYVLEANPRASRTVPFVSKATGVQLAKGAALIGTGVTVAELRRRGLLPAQGDGGSLPFDAPVSVKEAVLPFSRFRTPEGTVVDSLLGPEMRSTGEVMGIDKYFDTAFAKSQAAANAALPVEGKVFVSVANRDKRAIVMPVKRLVDLGFEIVSTGGTADVLRRNGIQATTVRKVAEGAGAAGEGTVVDLITAGGIDMIINTPSGGQARGDGYEIRAAATSYGLPVITTIPEVGAAVQAIEAMRSYEWSVTSLQEHAANLRASTEARDAS; translated from the coding sequence ATGCCCCGCAGAACCGACCTCAAGAGCGTCCTGGTCATCGGCTCCGGGCCGATCGTCATCGGGCAGGCCGCCGAATTCGACTACTCCGGCACGCAGGCGCTGCGCGTCCTGCGCGAGGAGGGCCTGCGCGTCATCCTCGTGAACTCGAACCCGGCGACCATCATGACCGACCCCGAGTTCGCGGATGCGACCTACGTGGAGCCGATCACGCCCGACGTCGTCGCGAAGATCATCGAGAAGGAGCGCCCCGACGCGCTCCTGCCCACCCTCGGCGGCCAGACGGCGCTCAACACGGCGATCGCCCTCGATAAGGCCGGCGTGCTGGAGAAGTTCGGGGTGAAGCTCATCGGTGCGAACATCGCCGCCATCGAGCTCGGCGAGGACCGCGAGAAGTTCAAGGGCGTCGTCGAGCGGTGCGGTGCCGAGTCCGCGCGCTCCGCCATCATCCACTCCCTCGACGAGGCCCTCGTGGCCGCCGAGGACCTGGGCTACCCGATGGTCGTCCGCCCCTCCTTCACCATGGGCGGCCTCGGCTCCGGCCTCGCGTACACCGAGCAGGACCTGCGCCGGATCGTCGGCCAGGGCCTGCAGTACAGCCCCACGAGCGAGGTGCTCCTCGAGGAGAGCATCCTCGGGTGGAAGGAGTACGAGCTCGAGATGATGCGCGACAAGAACGACAACGTCGTGGTGGTCTGCTCGATCGAGAACTTCGACCCCGTGGGCGTGCACACCGGCGACTCCATCACCGTGGCCCCGGCCCTGACCCTGACCGACCGCGAGTACCAGCGCCTCCGCGACATCTCGATCGCCGTCATCCGCGAGGTCGGCGTGGACACGGGCGGCTGCAACATCCAGTTCGCCGTCGAGCCGGACACCGGCCGCGTCGTCGTCATCGAGATGAACCCGCGTGTCTCGCGGTCCTCCGCGCTGGCGTCGAAGGCCACGGGCTTCGCGATCGCCAAGATCGCCACGAAGCTCTCCCTCGGCTACACGCTCGACGAGATCCCCAACGACATCACCCTGAAGACCCCGGCGTCATTCGAGCCGACCCTCGACTACGTGGTGGTCAAGGTGCCGCGGTTCGCGTTCGAGAAGTTCCCCGCGGCCGACCCCACCCTCACCACCACCATGAAGTCCGTGGGCGAGGCCATGGCCATGGGCCGCAACTTCACGGAGGCCCTGCAGAAGGCCCTGCGGTCGCTCGAGCAGAAGGGCTCGCAGCTCTCCTTCGCGCCCGTCGGCGCGGACGAGGTCGACGCGCTCGTGGAGGCCGCCAGGCGCCCCACCACGGAACGCCTCGCCCAGGTGCAGCGTGCCCTGCTGGGCGGCGCGAGCGTGGAGCGGCTGTACGAGGCGACCGGGATCGACCCGTGGTTCCTCGACCAGCTGGTGCTGCTCAACGAGGTGGCCGAGGAGGTGCGCGCGGCGCCGAACCTGACCGAGGACGTGCTGCGGCACGCCAAGCGCCACGGCTTCTCCGACGAGCAGATCGGCGCGCTCACCCACACCCCCGACGCCGTGGTGCGCGGTGTCCGGCACGCCCTGGGCATCCGCCCGGTCTTCAAGACGGTGGACACGTGTGCCGCCGAGTTCGCGGCCTACACGCCGTACCACTACTCGTCCTACGACGAGGAGGACGAGGTGGAGCCGCACGAGAAGCCCTCGATCATCATCCTCGGCTCCGGTCCGAATCGGATCGGCCAGGGCATCGAGTTCGACTACTCGTGCGTCCACGCCACCATGGCGCTGCGCGAGGCCGGGTACGAGACGGTCATGATCAACTGCAACCCGGAGACGGTGTCCACGGACTACGACATCTCCACTCGCCTGTACTTCGAGCCCCTCACCCTCGAGGACGTCCTCGAGGTCATCGCGGCCGAGCAGCGCACGGGCGGCGTGCTCGGGGTGTTCGTGCAGCTCGGCGGGCAGACCCCGCTGAAGCTCGCGCAGGAGCTCGCCGACGCCGGCATCCCCATCCTCGGCACGTCGCCGGAGGCGATCGACCTCGCCGAGCACCGCGGCGCCTTCAGCCGCGTGCTCGACGCCGGCGGGCTCATCGCCCCGAAGAACGGCACCGCGGTGTCGTTCGAGGACGCCAAGCGCATCGCCGACGACATCGGCTACCCCGTGCTGGTCCGCCCCTCCTACGTGCTGGGCGGCCGTGGCATGGAGATCGTCTACGACGAGGCGAACCTCTCCCGCTACATCGCGAACGCCACGGAGATCACCGAGGCCCACCCGGTGCTGATCGACCGGTTCCTCGAGGACGCCATCGAGATCGACGTCGACGCCCTGTTCGACGGCACCGAGATGTACCTCGGGGGCATCATGGAGCACATCGAGGAGGCCGGCATCCACTCCGGCGACTCCGCGTGCGTGCTGCCGCCCATCACGCTCGGCGCGGATGTGCTGCAGCGCGTCCGCGAGGCGACGCTCGCCATCGCGCAGGGCGTCGGGGTGCGGGGACTGATCAACATCCAGTTCGCCCTCGCCTCGGACGTGCTCTACGTCCTCGAGGCGAATCCGCGCGCCTCCCGCACGGTGCCCTTCGTCTCCAAGGCCACGGGTGTCCAGCTGGCCAAGGGGGCCGCGCTGATCGGGACCGGCGTCACGGTCGCCGAACTGCGCCGCCGCGGGCTGCTGCCGGCGCAGGGCGACGGCGGGTCCCTGCCGTTCGACGCACCCGTCTCCGTCAAGGAGGCCGTGCTGCCCTTCAGCCGCTTCCGCACGCCCGAGGGCACGGTGGTGGACTCGCTGCTCGGCCCCGAGATGCGCTCCACCGGCGAGGTCATGGGCATCGACAAGTACTTCGACACGGCCTTCGCGAAGAGCCAGGCGGCCGCGAACGCGGCCCTGCCCGTCGAGGGCAAGGTCTTCGTCTCCGTCGCCAACCGGGACAAGCGCGCCATCGTCATGCCGGTGAAGCGCCTCGTGGACCTCGGCTTCGAGATCGTGTCGACGGGCGGCACCGCCGACGTGCTGCGCCGCAACGGCATCCAGGCGACGACGGTCCGCAAGGTCGCCGAGGGTGCCGGCGCCGCGGGGGAGGGCACCGTCGTGGACCTCATCACCGCGGGCGGCATCGACATGATCATCAACACGCCGTCCGGCGGCCAGGCACGCGGTGACGGCTACGAGATCAGGGCGGCGGCGACGTCCTACGGGTTGCCCGTCATCACCACCATCCCGGAGGTCGGGGCGGCCGTACAGGCCATCGAGGCCATGCGCTCCTACGAGTGGTCGGTGACGAGCCTGCAGGAGCACGCCGCCAACCTGCGCGCGTCGACCGAAGCCCGCGATGCCTCCTGA
- the gmk gene encoding guanylate kinase: MSQPRLTVLAGPTAVGKGTVSTYIRDNYPEVWLSVSATTRPPRPGEVHGVHYFFVSPEEFDQLVDDGQLLEWAVVHGRNRYGTLRSTVQAAMDEGRTVLLEIDLQGARQVKESMPEANFVFLAPPTWDEMVRRLVGRGTETPEEQQQRLETAKLELAAEPEFNHTVVNDSVEHAADELVSLMGLRPLQR; encoded by the coding sequence GTGTCACAGCCCCGGCTGACAGTCCTCGCCGGCCCCACCGCGGTCGGCAAGGGAACCGTCTCGACGTACATCCGGGACAACTACCCCGAGGTGTGGCTCTCCGTCTCGGCGACCACGCGCCCTCCCCGCCCCGGCGAGGTGCACGGCGTGCACTACTTCTTCGTCTCGCCCGAGGAGTTCGACCAGCTCGTCGACGACGGGCAGCTGCTGGAGTGGGCCGTGGTCCACGGCCGCAACCGGTACGGCACGCTCCGCAGCACTGTCCAGGCCGCGATGGACGAGGGACGGACCGTCCTGCTCGAGATCGATCTGCAGGGCGCACGCCAGGTCAAGGAGAGCATGCCGGAGGCCAATTTCGTGTTCCTCGCCCCGCCCACCTGGGACGAGATGGTGCGCCGTCTCGTCGGTCGCGGGACCGAAACGCCGGAGGAACAGCAGCAACGGCTGGAAACCGCTAAACTGGAACTTGCCGCCGAGCCCGAATTCAACCACACCGTCGTCAACGACTCCGTGGAGCATGCGGCAGACGAGCTCGTATCACTGATGGGACTGCGTCCGCTGCAGCGCTGA
- the metK gene encoding methionine adenosyltransferase → MNSPSPESPLRLFTSESVTEGHPDKICDQISDAILDGLLEQDPDSRVAVETLVTTGLVHVAGEVTTEAYVEIPDIVRKTILGIGYDSSANGFDGARCGVSVSIGQQSAEIASGVFTSLETREGTGLDPYDAQGAGDQGIMFGYASDETSVLMPAPIWLSHRLSERLTTVRKDGTLPYLRPDGKTQVTIGYDGDRPVSIDSVVISSQHAAEVSLGELRADLVEHVITPVLAESELDSTGVRHILNPGGAFIIGGPVGDAGLTGRKIIVDTYGGMARHGGGAFSGKDPSKVDRSAAYAMRWVAKNVVAAGLARRAEIQIAYAIGMAQPVGIYVETFGTETVDPQAIGRAIREIFDLRPLGIINALDLKRPIYQRTAAHGHFGREEDGFTWERTDRVDKLRSYFNA, encoded by the coding sequence GTGAATTCTCCCAGCCCTGAGTCCCCGTTGCGCCTCTTCACGTCGGAGTCGGTCACCGAGGGTCATCCGGACAAGATCTGCGACCAGATCAGCGACGCGATCCTCGACGGACTCCTCGAGCAGGACCCGGATTCCCGCGTCGCGGTCGAGACGCTGGTCACCACGGGCCTCGTGCACGTGGCGGGAGAGGTCACCACCGAGGCCTACGTGGAGATCCCGGACATCGTCCGCAAGACCATCCTCGGCATCGGCTACGACTCCTCGGCCAACGGCTTCGACGGCGCCCGCTGCGGTGTATCCGTGTCCATCGGTCAGCAGAGCGCGGAGATAGCCTCCGGCGTCTTCACCTCCCTCGAGACGCGCGAGGGCACGGGCCTGGATCCGTACGACGCGCAGGGCGCGGGGGACCAGGGCATCATGTTCGGCTACGCGAGCGACGAGACCTCCGTGCTCATGCCGGCGCCCATCTGGCTCTCCCACCGGCTCTCCGAACGCCTCACCACGGTCCGCAAGGACGGCACGCTCCCGTACCTGCGCCCCGACGGCAAGACCCAGGTCACCATCGGGTACGACGGCGACCGGCCGGTGTCCATCGACTCCGTGGTCATCTCGTCGCAGCACGCGGCCGAGGTCTCCCTCGGCGAGCTCCGCGCGGACCTCGTGGAGCACGTCATCACCCCAGTGCTGGCAGAGTCCGAGCTCGACTCCACCGGCGTCCGGCACATCCTCAACCCGGGCGGCGCCTTCATCATCGGCGGGCCCGTGGGCGATGCCGGCCTCACGGGACGCAAGATCATCGTCGACACCTACGGCGGCATGGCCCGCCACGGCGGCGGTGCCTTCAGCGGCAAGGACCCCTCGAAGGTGGACCGGTCCGCCGCGTACGCGATGCGCTGGGTCGCCAAGAACGTCGTCGCCGCGGGGCTCGCCCGCCGCGCCGAGATCCAGATCGCCTACGCCATCGGGATGGCGCAGCCCGTCGGCATCTACGTCGAGACGTTCGGCACGGAGACCGTCGACCCGCAGGCCATCGGCAGGGCGATCCGCGAGATCTTCGACCTGCGACCCCTCGGCATCATCAATGCGCTCGACCTCAAGCGTCCGATCTACCAGCGGACGGCCGCGCACGGCCATTTCGGCCGCGAGGAGGACGGCTTCACCTGGGAGCGGACGGACCGTGTGGACAAGCTGCGGAGCTACTTCAACGCCTGA
- the pyrF gene encoding orotidine-5'-phosphate decarboxylase encodes MPPEVGAAASRAPFGERLAAARAEKGSLCVGIDPHPALLGAWGLTDSPEGLERFSLSVLDAVGPVTAALKPQVALYERHGARGLAVLETLLARAADAGVLTIADAKRGDIGSTMQAYAEAWLGEGRPLAADAVTLNPYLGFESLRPALDLATATGRGVFILALTSNPEGRSVQHVGGHASVARSVARAAAAENAGPGPGHVGLVVGATVGDAAHTLGLGLAGLNGPILAPGVGAQGAGPRELRDAFGDALPFVLPTSSRAILAAGPGVSALRDAAERTRDELA; translated from the coding sequence ATGCCTCCTGAGGTGGGCGCCGCTGCGTCGCGGGCTCCCTTCGGGGAGCGCCTCGCCGCGGCACGCGCGGAGAAGGGGAGTCTCTGCGTCGGGATCGATCCGCACCCGGCACTGCTCGGCGCCTGGGGGCTGACGGACTCGCCCGAGGGACTCGAGCGCTTCTCGCTCTCGGTGCTCGACGCCGTCGGGCCCGTGACGGCGGCCCTCAAGCCGCAGGTCGCCCTGTACGAGCGGCACGGCGCGCGGGGCCTCGCGGTCCTCGAGACCCTGCTGGCCCGTGCCGCCGACGCCGGTGTGCTCACGATCGCCGATGCGAAGCGCGGGGACATCGGATCGACGATGCAGGCCTACGCGGAGGCATGGCTGGGGGAGGGGCGGCCGCTCGCCGCCGATGCCGTGACCCTCAATCCCTACCTGGGCTTCGAGTCCCTCCGGCCCGCGCTCGATCTCGCCACGGCGACCGGGCGGGGTGTGTTCATCCTCGCACTGACCTCGAACCCCGAGGGCCGCTCCGTGCAGCACGTCGGCGGGCACGCCTCGGTCGCGCGGTCCGTCGCCCGGGCAGCAGCGGCCGAGAACGCCGGGCCCGGGCCGGGGCACGTCGGCCTGGTGGTCGGCGCGACCGTCGGCGACGCCGCGCACACCCTCGGCCTCGGCCTGGCCGGCCTCAACGGACCCATCCTCGCCCCCGGCGTGGGCGCGCAGGGGGCCGGGCCGCGCGAGCTGCGGGACGCGTTCGGCGACGCCCTGCCGTTCGTGCTCCCGACGTCCAGCCGCGCCATCCTCGCGGCCGGCCCCGGCGTATCCGCGCTGCGGGATGCCGCGGAACGGACGCGCGACGAGCTCGCCTGA
- the rpoZ gene encoding DNA-directed RNA polymerase subunit omega, with product MSTQPEGIINPPIDSLLEASDSKYALVIYGAKRARQINAYYSQLHEGLFEYVGPLVDTKLNEKPLSIALREINEGMLVSSPIEQSE from the coding sequence GTGTCAACTCAGCCCGAAGGCATCATCAACCCGCCGATCGACTCTCTGCTGGAGGCCTCGGACTCGAAGTACGCCCTCGTGATCTACGGCGCCAAGCGCGCCCGCCAGATCAACGCGTACTACTCGCAGCTCCACGAGGGCCTGTTCGAGTACGTCGGCCCCCTCGTCGACACCAAGCTGAACGAGAAGCCCCTCTCCATCGCCCTGCGCGAGATCAACGAGGGCATGCTCGTCTCCTCGCCGATCGAACAGTCCGAGTAA
- the carA gene encoding glutamine-hydrolyzing carbamoyl-phosphate synthase small subunit yields the protein MSSAPSTAHAPSTAPSRPQAPAVLVLEDGRTFRGRAYGAEGTALGEAVFATGMTGYQETITDPSYARQLVVQTAPHIGNTGVNADDAESRRIWVAGYIIRDAARRPSNWRSEQSLDDQLREQGVVGIEGVDTRAVTRHLRERGAMRAGIFSGADAAAGDEQLLEQVLAQPSMAGARLAEEVSIDEAYVVEPADHGWTGGTVATIAALDLGIKAMTPKHFAERGVRTVVLPAGAGFEDIVRIAPDGVFMSNGPGDPATADAQVSLLRRVLDARMPFFGICFGNQILGRALGFGTYKLRYGHRGINQPVLDRRTGKVEITSHNHGFAVDAPLDGPVEAPAGSYGRVEVSHVNLNDDVVEGLACLDLPAFSVQYHPEAAAGPHDSAYLFDRFIELMAAEKAKPGSGDAVQASALDAPSESAALARAAAAELGTHGSKVTGTQPRHDSAPTGSTQEEN from the coding sequence GTGAGCAGCGCTCCATCCACCGCCCACGCTCCATCGACGGCACCGAGCCGACCGCAGGCACCCGCGGTGCTCGTCCTCGAGGACGGCCGGACCTTCCGCGGCCGCGCGTACGGCGCCGAGGGCACCGCGCTCGGCGAGGCCGTCTTCGCGACCGGCATGACCGGCTACCAGGAGACCATCACCGACCCGTCCTACGCCCGCCAGCTCGTGGTGCAGACCGCCCCGCACATCGGCAACACGGGGGTGAACGCCGACGACGCCGAGTCCCGCCGCATCTGGGTGGCCGGCTACATCATCCGCGACGCCGCCCGCCGCCCGTCGAACTGGCGCTCCGAGCAGAGCCTCGACGACCAGCTGCGCGAGCAGGGCGTCGTCGGGATCGAAGGCGTCGACACGCGCGCCGTCACCCGCCACCTCCGTGAGCGCGGCGCCATGCGGGCCGGCATCTTCTCCGGCGCGGACGCCGCCGCCGGAGACGAGCAGCTCCTCGAGCAGGTCCTCGCCCAGCCGTCCATGGCCGGGGCGCGCCTCGCCGAGGAGGTCAGCATCGACGAGGCGTACGTCGTCGAGCCCGCCGACCACGGCTGGACCGGGGGGACGGTCGCGACCATCGCCGCCCTCGATCTCGGCATCAAGGCCATGACGCCCAAGCACTTCGCGGAGCGCGGCGTGCGCACGGTGGTCCTGCCCGCCGGAGCCGGCTTCGAGGACATCGTGCGGATCGCACCCGACGGCGTGTTCATGTCCAACGGACCCGGCGACCCCGCGACCGCGGACGCCCAGGTGAGCCTCCTGCGCCGCGTCCTCGACGCCCGGATGCCGTTCTTCGGCATCTGCTTCGGCAACCAGATCCTCGGGCGCGCCCTCGGCTTCGGCACCTACAAGCTGCGCTACGGCCACCGCGGCATCAACCAGCCCGTCCTCGACCGCCGCACCGGCAAGGTCGAGATCACCTCGCACAACCACGGGTTCGCCGTCGACGCGCCCCTCGACGGTCCCGTCGAGGCGCCCGCCGGTTCGTACGGCCGGGTCGAGGTGAGCCACGTGAACCTCAACGACGACGTCGTCGAGGGGCTCGCCTGCCTGGACCTGCCCGCCTTCTCGGTCCAGTACCACCCGGAGGCGGCCGCCGGCCCGCACGACTCGGCGTACCTCTTCGACCGCTTCATCGAGCTCATGGCCGCTGAGAAGGCGAAGCCAGGATCGGGCGACGCCGTCCAGGCCTCGGCCCTCGACGCCCCGTCGGAATCGGCGGCGCTCGCCCGTGCGGCCGCCGCCGAACTCGGCACGCACGGATCCAAGGTGACGGGCACGCAGCCCCGCCACGACAGCGCCCCCACCGGCAGCACGCAGGAAGAGAACTGA